The following coding sequences lie in one Candidatus Thermokryptus mobilis genomic window:
- a CDS encoding carbohydrate kinase family protein: MKYGIIGHLCLDVIHLPDGSEVQSYGGIFFSLASLANIVDRGDLIYPVFGVGEVDYDKFIERLKAYRNVVVDGIFKFPGLTNRVHLFYQDRKERTECSVHIAKPIGFDKIRYLMDVGVDGIFINMISGFDVELGTLKKLRGNYSCYIHFDVHSMTLGVDEKNIRYRVRLRDWREWFENVDTVQMNEFESKSIGEPGWSDDELAEEVLKLGVKAMVITRANLGATVYYFDNGLKRADLKAYDVEVVDPTGCGDVFGSAFFYKFSKTKNPIASTDFANFVAGLNATIPGSTQIDKLKELVKR, translated from the coding sequence ATGAAATATGGAATCATTGGACATTTATGCCTTGATGTAATTCATCTACCAGATGGAAGTGAGGTTCAAAGTTATGGTGGGATATTTTTTTCTTTGGCTTCGCTTGCTAACATTGTTGATCGTGGAGATTTAATTTATCCTGTGTTCGGCGTTGGAGAAGTTGATTATGATAAATTTATTGAAAGGTTAAAAGCATACCGAAATGTGGTTGTTGATGGGATTTTTAAGTTTCCGGGGCTTACAAATCGTGTTCATCTTTTTTATCAGGATAGGAAAGAAAGAACGGAATGTTCCGTTCATATAGCGAAGCCGATTGGGTTTGATAAGATTAGATATTTGATGGATGTTGGTGTTGATGGAATTTTTATAAATATGATTTCTGGATTTGATGTTGAACTTGGAACATTGAAAAAGTTGAGGGGAAATTACAGCTGTTATATTCATTTTGATGTTCACAGCATGACGCTTGGGGTTGATGAGAAAAATATCAGATATAGGGTGAGATTGCGAGATTGGAGGGAATGGTTTGAGAATGTTGATACTGTGCAGATGAATGAGTTTGAATCAAAATCAATTGGGGAACCGGGTTGGAGTGATGATGAGCTTGCTGAGGAGGTTTTGAAACTCGGGGTTAAAGCGATGGTCATAACGAGGGCGAATCTTGGCGCAACGGTTTATTATTTTGATAATGGTCTAAAAAGAGCTGATTTAAAGGCCTACGATGTTGAAGTTGTTGACCCAACTGGTTGCGGTGATGTTTTTGGTTCTGCATTTTTTTATAAATTTTCAAAGACGAAAAATCCCATAGCATCAACGGATTTTGCAAATTTCGTCGCCGGATTGAATGCGACAATACCCGGGTCAACGCAGATAGATAAACTCAAAGAGCTTGTCAAAAGATGA
- a CDS encoding peptidylprolyl isomerase: MKKNITLISFVFLISGCAFLKNIGVVEKREYVAKIGSEVITLDEFERSFARNNGGVSKAKEKSIDERKNYLDLLIRFKLKVLDAKAQKLDRDPRVQSEVKDYYTTLALSYLTKREVVDPGLKQLYERRKEEIRARHILIQINGTDTLSAYKRAKEAIEKLNAGASWDSVALDYSDDPSVIFNRGDLYYFTAGAMVPEFEDACYSMRPGERTQEPVRSKFGYHIIEVLDRKPRVEMIRISHIGRKIERNATPEDTLRLYNEMKAVLDSLRNGFDFGELSKRHSDDRFSVQRGGDAGYYSRGQAYREIDQFMFNAKVGDISDIIRTRWGYHIVKVTEIVPVKPFDEIVDDLNKLYQSYRLEYDFKRYVERLKREYNFKLNEQTFEFFLSKADTSKTTSHENWDSVYTGDDRRKVLFEFADVKITLDSAIKIIKRSAEFSGKKFDRFSMRSVLDRMVEMKLTEYRARNVEKIYPEFKNELKEFVDGVLLYYVEQKMVWDRIDLNEEKLRSYYEKNKENYRFPDRVRFSEIWVKSESLAKDIYSQILKGVDFDSLAERYTERPGMREKRGDWGLVSASENEIAWMAWNMKVNDVSEPVRFQGGFSIVKVTGKEPSRVKTFEEAFSEVASSVQEQELKRLENEWVESLKKKYRVVVNEKALEKAFNR, translated from the coding sequence ATGAAAAAGAACATAACATTGATTTCGTTTGTGTTTTTAATTTCAGGATGTGCCTTTTTGAAAAATATCGGGGTCGTTGAAAAAAGAGAGTATGTCGCTAAAATTGGCAGTGAAGTTATAACGCTTGATGAATTTGAAAGGTCATTTGCGAGAAACAACGGTGGGGTTTCAAAAGCGAAGGAAAAATCAATTGATGAGAGGAAAAATTACCTTGACCTTTTGATAAGATTTAAACTTAAAGTCCTTGATGCCAAAGCTCAAAAATTGGATCGTGACCCGAGAGTTCAAAGTGAGGTGAAAGATTATTACACTACACTTGCGCTTTCGTATTTGACGAAAAGGGAAGTTGTTGACCCGGGATTAAAGCAACTTTATGAGAGGAGGAAGGAAGAAATAAGGGCAAGACATATACTTATTCAAATTAATGGCACAGATACTCTCTCTGCATATAAGCGTGCGAAGGAGGCAATTGAGAAGCTCAATGCTGGGGCTTCTTGGGATTCCGTTGCGCTTGATTATTCTGACGATCCATCTGTGATTTTTAATCGTGGTGATTTGTATTATTTCACAGCTGGAGCTATGGTTCCGGAGTTTGAGGATGCTTGTTATTCAATGAGACCTGGTGAGAGAACACAAGAACCTGTTAGAAGTAAGTTTGGATATCATATCATAGAAGTTCTTGACCGAAAGCCGAGGGTTGAGATGATTCGCATAAGTCATATTGGACGGAAAATTGAAAGAAACGCAACACCTGAAGATACGCTTAGGCTTTATAATGAGATGAAGGCAGTTCTTGATAGTTTAAGAAATGGATTTGATTTCGGTGAGCTTTCAAAAAGACATTCCGATGATAGGTTTTCTGTGCAACGTGGTGGGGATGCTGGGTATTATTCAAGGGGTCAAGCATATAGGGAGATTGATCAATTTATGTTTAACGCAAAGGTTGGTGATATAAGCGATATCATAAGGACAAGGTGGGGATATCACATAGTTAAGGTGACGGAAATTGTACCAGTTAAACCGTTTGATGAGATCGTTGATGATTTGAACAAGTTATATCAGTCATATCGTCTTGAGTATGATTTCAAAAGGTATGTTGAGCGTTTGAAAAGGGAGTATAATTTCAAGTTGAATGAGCAAACATTTGAATTTTTCTTGTCAAAAGCGGATACGTCAAAGACGACTTCTCATGAAAACTGGGACAGTGTTTATACGGGCGACGATAGAAGGAAAGTTTTATTTGAGTTTGCCGATGTTAAAATAACGCTTGACTCAGCGATAAAAATAATCAAAAGGAGCGCTGAGTTTTCTGGGAAAAAATTTGATCGCTTTTCTATGCGTTCTGTTCTTGATAGGATGGTTGAGATGAAATTAACTGAGTATAGGGCGAGGAATGTTGAGAAGATTTATCCCGAGTTTAAGAACGAACTTAAAGAGTTCGTTGATGGTGTTTTGCTTTATTATGTTGAGCAAAAAATGGTTTGGGATAGGATTGACTTGAATGAGGAGAAGTTGAGGAGTTATTATGAGAAGAACAAGGAAAATTATAGGTTCCCAGACAGGGTCAGGTTTAGTGAGATATGGGTTAAGAGCGAATCGCTTGCTAAGGACATTTACTCACAAATTTTGAAAGGGGTTGATTTTGATTCGCTTGCTGAAAGATACACCGAGAGACCCGGGATGCGGGAAAAGAGAGGTGATTGGGGGCTTGTCTCGGCAAGTGAAAATGAAATCGCATGGATGGCTTGGAATATGAAAGTAAATGATGTATCTGAACCGGTGAGGTTTCAAGGTGGTTTTTCAATCGTAAAAGTTACGGGTAAGGAACCAAGCCGAGTGAAAACATTTGAGGAAGCATTTAGCGAAGTAGCAAGCTCAGTTCAGGAGCAAGAGTTAAAGCGACTTGAAAATGAATGGGTTG
- a CDS encoding DNA-methyltransferase, translating into MLPIENFLNKVINGDVLEVLVQIPSDSVDLGITSPPYNKKERYGGWLVDKVVYKGVRDVLPEEDYQKWQVDVLNELFRIIKPGGSFFYNHKVRYENGRMIHPIEWLLKTKWTFWQEIVWNRKIAGNIRGWRFWQVDERIYWLVKGKPEELRPEHAKFTSVWEIRPEPGHKEHPAVFPIELPTRIIYSILDGKGIVIDPFCGTGTVLVAAKILGHDYIGVDISKDYVDYTLKRLDQAEKERNRVLKEISLHAVELTFEERKEMGLWDRKLKK; encoded by the coding sequence ATGCTTCCAATTGAAAATTTCCTGAATAAGGTGATCAATGGTGATGTCCTTGAGGTTCTTGTTCAAATTCCCTCTGATAGTGTTGATCTTGGGATAACTTCACCACCATACAACAAAAAAGAGCGATACGGCGGTTGGCTCGTTGATAAAGTCGTTTACAAAGGAGTAAGGGATGTTTTGCCTGAGGAAGATTATCAAAAATGGCAAGTTGATGTTTTAAACGAATTGTTTAGAATCATAAAACCTGGTGGTTCTTTCTTTTATAATCACAAGGTTAGATATGAAAACGGAAGGATGATTCATCCGATTGAGTGGCTTTTAAAAACGAAGTGGACGTTTTGGCAGGAAATAGTTTGGAATAGAAAGATAGCGGGGAATATAAGGGGTTGGAGGTTTTGGCAAGTTGATGAGAGGATTTATTGGTTGGTTAAGGGTAAGCCAGAGGAGTTAAGACCAGAACATGCAAAATTTACCTCAGTTTGGGAGATAAGACCTGAACCAGGGCATAAAGAACATCCAGCGGTGTTTCCGATTGAATTACCGACGAGAATCATTTACTCAATTTTGGATGGAAAGGGAATAGTTATTGATCCGTTTTGTGGGACTGGGACAGTGCTTGTTGCAGCGAAAATTTTGGGACACGATTATATTGGCGTAGATATTTCAAAAGATTATGTAGATTACACTTTAAAACGACTTGATCAAGCTGAGAAGGAGAGAAATAGGGTTTTAAAAGAGATTTCATTGCATGCAGTTGAGTTGACATTTGAGGAGAGGAAGGAGATGGGTTTATGGGATAGAAAATTAAAAAAATAA
- the purE gene encoding 5-(carboxyamino)imidazole ribonucleotide mutase, with amino-acid sequence MKVAIVMGSASDDEIMKNCERYLQYFGVEYEKMVLSAHRNPLETIEFARNAEERGFKVIIAGAGMAAHLPGVIAANTTLPVIGVPIPSSELNGVDSLYSIVQMPPGIPVATVAIGKAGAVNAAVLAVQMLALQNEDLKRKLEEFRSKGSKL; translated from the coding sequence ATGAAGGTTGCAATTGTGATGGGTAGCGCAAGCGATGATGAGATAATGAAAAACTGTGAGCGATATCTGCAGTATTTCGGTGTTGAATATGAGAAAATGGTTTTATCTGCGCATAGGAATCCGCTTGAGACGATTGAGTTTGCTAGAAATGCTGAAGAAAGAGGTTTTAAGGTTATAATTGCGGGTGCTGGTATGGCTGCTCATTTGCCAGGGGTGATAGCTGCGAATACGACGCTGCCGGTTATAGGTGTTCCAATCCCATCTTCGGAATTAAACGGGGTTGATTCTCTTTATTCAATAGTTCAAATGCCCCCGGGTATTCCAGTTGCGACCGTTGCAATTGGGAAAGCAGGCGCTGTGAATGCAGCTGTTCTCGCTGTTCAAATGCTCGCCTTACAAAATGAAGATTTGAAAAGGAAACTTGAAGAGTTTAGGTCAAAGGGTTCAAAATTATGA
- a CDS encoding alpha/beta hydrolase codes for MSLIIILMLSLIFAYVLVVSYIGPMRILKPRQKNFLIDGKVVTSPSDLGLEYEDVQIKSFDGVDLKGWLVKSVGDPIGNVIYIHGTYTNKAFGLKRAKFLSENGYNVLLIDLRYHGESGGRFCTYGYFEKFDLSEWISFILKRYPDLPVSLFGISLGGAVALQTAGIDNRVCAVIAEGSFSNFYDLIYEYQKTKFKFASKFLTDKILENCERISGLKVNEISPLDYVKRISCPVLYIHGKNDETVKPWHSEVLFRYTAKGELFLVDNAGHVNSWDIVGDAYKERILAFLKSSCRSKIN; via the coding sequence ATGAGTTTAATTATAATTTTGATGCTTTCTTTGATTTTTGCCTATGTTTTAGTTGTGAGTTACATTGGACCTATGAGGATTTTAAAACCGAGACAAAAAAATTTTTTGATTGATGGTAAGGTTGTTACCTCACCGTCTGACTTGGGGCTTGAATATGAAGATGTCCAAATAAAGTCGTTTGACGGTGTTGATTTAAAAGGATGGCTTGTCAAGTCAGTTGGTGACCCGATCGGTAATGTGATTTATATTCACGGAACATATACAAATAAAGCTTTTGGTTTGAAAAGGGCAAAATTTTTAAGTGAAAACGGCTACAATGTTTTATTGATTGACCTGCGCTATCATGGTGAAAGTGGCGGGAGGTTTTGCACATATGGATATTTTGAAAAGTTTGATCTGTCCGAGTGGATAAGTTTTATTTTGAAAAGGTATCCAGACCTTCCGGTTTCACTGTTTGGGATTTCGCTTGGTGGGGCGGTTGCGCTTCAAACGGCTGGTATAGATAATCGCGTTTGCGCTGTAATAGCTGAGGGAAGTTTTTCAAATTTTTACGATTTGATTTATGAGTATCAAAAAACAAAATTTAAGTTCGCTTCAAAATTTTTAACGGATAAAATCCTTGAAAATTGTGAGAGGATATCCGGGCTAAAAGTTAACGAGATTTCACCACTTGACTATGTCAAGAGAATTTCTTGCCCTGTTCTTTACATTCATGGCAAAAATGATGAAACAGTAAAACCGTGGCATTCAGAGGTTCTTTTTAGATATACCGCTAAAGGTGAGTTATTCCTTGTTGATAATGCAGGACATGTGAACTCTTGGGATATCGTTGGTGATGCTTATAAAGAGAGAATACTTGCTTTTTTGAAATCATCGTGTCGATCAAAAATAAATTAG
- the serS gene encoding serine--tRNA ligase, translating to MLDLKFIRENPEVVKNAIRLKGDRDTVDEILKLDERRRELIKKGDALKARRNDVTEEIANLKKQGKDATDLIEEMRKVSDEIKSIDAELKKVETELENLLLWLPNIPHSSVPVGKDANDNVVVRMWGEIPEFDFEIKDHLTLGKKLGIIDFERGAKLTGSGFPLYIGKGATLERALINFMLDLHIQKHGYTEVFPPFLVNEASMRGTGQIPKLKDDMYYCPEDDLYLIPTAEVPVTNIHRDEILDISELPKKYVAYSACFRREAGSWGRETKGFLRVHQFNKVELVKFTTPETSYDELESLVRDAEEVLQLLNIPYRVVLLCTGDMSFASAKTYDIEVWSPAEKKWLEASSCSNFEDFQARRMNVRFRRDRKSKPEFVHTLNGSGLATSRLMVALLENYQTPEGKVIVPKVLHKYTGFTIIE from the coding sequence ATGCTTGACCTTAAATTTATAAGGGAAAATCCCGAGGTTGTTAAAAATGCTATCAGATTGAAAGGGGATAGGGACACTGTTGATGAGATTTTGAAACTTGATGAAAGAAGGCGTGAGTTGATCAAAAAGGGTGACGCTTTGAAGGCAAGGCGAAATGATGTGACGGAGGAAATAGCGAACCTAAAAAAACAAGGCAAGGATGCAACCGATTTGATTGAGGAAATGAGAAAGGTCTCGGATGAAATTAAATCCATTGATGCTGAACTTAAGAAGGTTGAAACCGAGCTTGAAAACCTTTTGCTTTGGTTGCCGAATATACCGCATAGTTCGGTCCCAGTTGGAAAGGATGCAAATGATAATGTTGTTGTTAGGATGTGGGGGGAAATTCCGGAGTTTGATTTTGAGATAAAAGACCATTTAACGCTTGGGAAAAAACTTGGAATAATTGATTTTGAACGCGGGGCGAAGTTGACAGGCAGTGGTTTTCCTCTTTACATTGGAAAGGGGGCGACACTTGAAAGGGCATTGATAAATTTTATGCTTGACCTTCACATTCAAAAGCATGGTTATACAGAGGTTTTCCCGCCGTTCCTCGTGAATGAAGCTTCAATGCGTGGCACTGGGCAAATTCCAAAGCTTAAAGATGATATGTATTATTGTCCCGAGGATGACCTTTATTTGATACCAACAGCGGAAGTTCCTGTCACAAACATCCATCGCGATGAAATCCTTGATATAAGTGAACTTCCGAAAAAATATGTCGCTTATTCGGCTTGCTTCAGGAGAGAAGCTGGCTCGTGGGGAAGGGAAACGAAGGGTTTTTTGAGAGTTCATCAATTTAACAAGGTTGAACTTGTTAAGTTTACAACGCCAGAGACATCTTACGATGAGCTTGAATCACTTGTCAGGGATGCGGAAGAAGTTCTTCAACTTCTTAACATTCCCTATAGGGTTGTTTTGCTTTGCACAGGGGATATGAGTTTCGCATCGGCTAAGACATATGACATTGAGGTTTGGTCCCCAGCGGAAAAGAAATGGCTTGAGGCGTCAAGTTGTAGCAATTTTGAGGACTTCCAAGCAAGGAGGATGAATGTCAGATTTAGGCGTGATAGAAAATCAAAACCTGAGTTCGTCCATACGCTTAATGGTTCGGGGCTCGCAACATCAAGGTTGATGGTCGCGCTTCTTGAAAATTATCAAACCCCGGAGGGGAAAGTCATCGTTCCAAAAGTTCTTCATAAGTACACTGGTTTTACAATAATTGAGTGA
- the rfbD gene encoding dTDP-4-dehydrorhamnose reductase: MRVMITGCHGLLGQRVLKVFLKSTSAEILATAKEPRTFLEAEGFDYTMLDITNRSDVKNLVVYFNPDVIVNTAAYTNVDGCELNRELAWRVNVEGVRNLVHSARRVDAKLIHISTDYIFDGKNGPYDENAIPNPINYYGRTKLASENEIKIGGIRFAILRTNVLYGVGKNVKSNFALWLYNKLSSGEKIKVVIDQIGNPTYVDDLAFAILKVVEFDKEGIYNVGGRDFVSRYDFAVKLAEIFSFDRELIIPVKTSELNQVAPRPLKSGLITLKAEAELGLKPYGVEDGIRQFKFELDV; the protein is encoded by the coding sequence ATGAGGGTTATGATAACCGGATGTCACGGATTGCTTGGGCAGAGGGTTTTGAAGGTTTTTTTGAAGAGCACATCTGCAGAGATTCTTGCAACGGCAAAAGAGCCCAGAACATTTCTTGAGGCTGAGGGTTTTGATTACACTATGCTTGATATAACGAATAGAAGCGATGTTAAAAATCTTGTCGTTTATTTTAATCCGGATGTTATAGTTAATACAGCAGCTTATACAAATGTTGATGGTTGCGAGTTAAATCGTGAACTTGCTTGGCGTGTGAATGTTGAGGGGGTGAGAAATCTCGTCCATTCAGCCCGCAGAGTTGATGCGAAGTTGATACATATCTCAACGGATTATATCTTTGACGGAAAAAATGGTCCCTACGATGAGAATGCGATTCCGAATCCGATAAATTATTACGGCAGAACAAAGCTCGCAAGCGAGAACGAGATCAAGATTGGGGGTATAAGATTTGCGATTTTAAGGACGAATGTCCTTTACGGTGTTGGTAAAAATGTCAAAAGTAATTTCGCCCTTTGGCTTTATAACAAACTTTCGTCGGGTGAAAAAATTAAGGTGGTCATCGATCAGATTGGTAATCCAACTTATGTTGATGACCTTGCTTTTGCAATTTTAAAAGTTGTTGAGTTTGATAAAGAAGGGATTTATAATGTTGGGGGCAGGGATTTTGTAAGCAGATATGATTTTGCAGTTAAGCTTGCTGAAATTTTCAGCTTTGATCGCGAGCTTATAATTCCCGTGAAGACATCCGAGTTAAATCAGGTCGCGCCCAGACCTTTGAAGTCGGGTTTGATAACTTTGAAAGCGGAGGCAGAACTCGGTCTTAAACCCTATGGCGTTGAAGATGGAATTCGTCAGTTTAAGTTTGAACTTGATGTTTGA